A stretch of Chloracidobacterium validum DNA encodes these proteins:
- a CDS encoding ferredoxin reductase domain-containing protein codes for MTTATYTSVTEAAVKRAIPMNVFRQSAPLTAICLENRELVGPGGIGTVRHLVFDTSAGPYPFLEGQSAGIIPPGQDANGKPYKLRLYSIASTRHGDTGDGKTFSLCVRQLEYAHPETGETVYGVCSTYLCGLEVGAEVKVTGPTGKAMLLPDDPTATIIMMATGTGIAPFRAHLWRMFRENNPDYQFRGSAWLIFGIPTTPNILYREELEDFQQHANFRLTYAISREQKNAKGGRMYIQDRVAEHVAELWDLLQRDNTHVFICGLRGMEDGIDAAFAGHVAQFGVDWPEYRTALEKAHRWHVETY; via the coding sequence ATGACCACTGCAACCTACACGTCCGTAACCGAAGCTGCCGTCAAACGCGCCATCCCCATGAACGTCTTTCGGCAAAGCGCCCCCTTGACGGCCATCTGCCTGGAGAACCGTGAACTGGTTGGGCCGGGCGGCATCGGGACGGTCCGCCACCTGGTGTTTGACACCTCGGCCGGCCCCTATCCGTTCCTGGAAGGTCAGAGCGCCGGGATCATTCCGCCCGGACAGGACGCCAATGGCAAGCCGTACAAGCTCCGGTTGTACTCGATTGCCTCGACCCGCCATGGCGATACCGGCGACGGCAAGACGTTTTCGCTCTGCGTCCGCCAGTTGGAGTACGCCCACCCGGAGACCGGTGAGACGGTCTATGGCGTTTGTTCCACCTACCTGTGCGGATTGGAGGTCGGCGCGGAAGTCAAGGTGACGGGGCCAACCGGCAAGGCGATGCTCCTGCCGGACGACCCAACCGCGACCATCATCATGATGGCGACCGGCACCGGCATCGCTCCCTTTCGCGCGCATCTCTGGCGCATGTTTCGAGAAAACAATCCCGACTATCAGTTTCGCGGTTCAGCCTGGTTGATTTTCGGCATCCCCACCACGCCGAACATTCTTTATCGTGAGGAATTGGAAGACTTTCAGCAGCACGCCAACTTCCGGCTGACCTATGCCATCAGCCGCGAGCAGAAGAACGCCAAGGGCGGGCGCATGTACATCCAGGATCGGGTGGCGGAGCACGTCGCCGAGTTGTGGGACCTGCTTCAGCGCGACAACACCCATGTGTTCATCTGCGGGCTGCGTGGGATGGAAGACGGCATTGACGCGGCCTTTGCCGGACACGTGGCGCAGTTTGGCGTGGACTGGCCCGAGTACCGGACGGCGCTGGAGAAAGCCCACCGGTGGCACGTCGAAACCTATTGA
- a CDS encoding TonB-dependent receptor, with translation MRKTWPTIGCFLALGAGWVAATNMTGRAQDTYVTPGMAQANGSLRGQVADETGAVIGGASITLTDAAGKTFTTSSDDLGNFNLPNLPPGIYTLHVEMEGFKAYEDITVTIAPGRRETVAVKLAIEVAEQVQVNSEAPVSTAPDNNAGAIVLRGKDLEALPDDPDDLQSALQALAGPSAGPNGGQIFVDGFSGGRLPSKNAIREIRINSNPFAAEFDQIGFGRIEILTKPGSDTFRGSAFLNAGDAIFNSRNPFTPRRASFQQRQYGFNLSGPIKKGKASFALDFERRETDDNANLNATILDANLNPTSFARAVVVPRRQWDITPRFDVQLSEKHTLVGRYSFNQSRISNGGLSSFTLPEQALANELRDHRLQLTETAILSPSIVNETRFQFVRTTVATTPDLDAPALNVQGAFTGGGAQTGNARSSSNRFELNNFTTWTVGDHSVKFGGRYRYISTEDISPNNFGGTYIFAGGVAPELDANNQPIPGSFTQITSLERYRRTLLGQRLGLTPAQIRAIGGGANQLTLAAGNPRATVGQHDVGLFAQDDWKVRPNLTLSYGLRYENQTNISSNANFAPRVGLAWGIDGRNGGQTKTVLRFGAGLFYNRIDESLTLQARRFDGQTQQQFIVTDPTILDVFPAIPSPALLAPFRRAQNIRRLNGDIRAPYSIQANIGIERQLPKGITASVNYVFNRTLHALRTRNVNAPLPGTADPRLPGSGVFPLGPIGNVFEAESTGQFTQHQLVVGVRTGFGSRFSLGAFYRLSKAESDTDGVFNQPADPYDLRAEFGRSSLDIRHNLFMFTNFNLPFGISLSPFVIARSGAPFNITVGRDLNGDTVFNDRPAFATDLTRPSVVVTQFGAFDTDPLPGQRIIPRNFAQGPAFFTINLRMAKTFGFGPKREGGAPEGGGAGGRRGGRGGGGRGGGFGGFGGFGGFGGGGSDQRFSLTFSIQAQNILNRVNPGPPVGNLASPFFGQSTNTAGFFGGRFGGGEAVDAGNRRLILSVRFNF, from the coding sequence ATGCGAAAGACCTGGCCAACCATAGGATGTTTCCTGGCGCTCGGCGCCGGATGGGTAGCGGCGACCAATATGACCGGCCGCGCCCAGGATACCTACGTCACGCCTGGCATGGCGCAAGCCAACGGCTCGCTGCGCGGGCAAGTTGCCGATGAGACCGGCGCCGTGATCGGGGGCGCGAGCATCACGCTCACCGACGCCGCCGGCAAGACCTTCACCACCAGTAGCGATGATCTGGGAAACTTCAATCTGCCCAACTTGCCGCCGGGAATCTACACCCTGCACGTCGAGATGGAAGGCTTCAAGGCCTATGAAGACATCACGGTAACCATCGCCCCCGGTCGCCGTGAAACCGTTGCCGTCAAACTGGCCATCGAAGTTGCTGAACAGGTCCAGGTGAATTCCGAGGCCCCGGTCTCAACCGCGCCGGACAACAACGCCGGTGCGATTGTGCTCCGCGGCAAGGACCTCGAGGCCCTCCCGGACGACCCCGACGACCTCCAGAGTGCGCTTCAGGCACTGGCCGGTCCCTCGGCCGGGCCAAACGGTGGGCAAATTTTCGTGGATGGTTTTTCCGGCGGGCGACTGCCCTCCAAAAATGCCATCCGCGAAATTCGGATCAACTCGAACCCCTTTGCCGCTGAGTTCGACCAAATCGGCTTCGGGCGGATCGAAATTCTGACCAAGCCGGGCAGCGATACCTTCCGGGGTTCGGCGTTTCTCAATGCTGGGGACGCAATTTTCAACAGCCGCAACCCCTTCACGCCGCGCCGCGCTTCGTTTCAGCAGCGGCAGTACGGCTTCAACCTCAGCGGTCCAATCAAGAAGGGCAAGGCTTCATTTGCCCTGGATTTCGAGCGCCGTGAAACCGACGACAACGCCAACCTCAACGCGACCATTCTCGATGCTAACCTCAACCCGACGAGCTTTGCGCGCGCGGTCGTGGTGCCCCGCCGCCAATGGGATATTACCCCGCGCTTTGACGTGCAGTTGAGTGAAAAGCACACCCTGGTTGGGCGCTACAGCTTCAACCAGAGCCGGATCAGCAACGGGGGGTTGTCGTCCTTCACCTTGCCCGAACAAGCCCTGGCCAACGAGCTGCGCGACCATCGCCTCCAGCTCACCGAAACGGCCATCCTCTCGCCCTCCATCGTCAATGAGACGCGCTTCCAGTTTGTCAGGACGACGGTTGCCACGACCCCTGACCTCGACGCGCCGGCCCTCAACGTGCAGGGCGCGTTCACCGGCGGTGGCGCGCAGACCGGCAACGCCCGCTCCAGTTCAAACCGCTTTGAGCTGAACAACTTCACGACCTGGACGGTCGGCGATCACAGCGTCAAGTTTGGTGGACGGTATCGTTACATCAGCACGGAAGACATTTCGCCCAACAACTTCGGCGGCACGTACATTTTTGCCGGTGGGGTGGCGCCGGAACTCGATGCCAACAACCAGCCGATCCCCGGCTCATTCACGCAAATCACCAGCCTTGAGCGCTACCGTCGGACGTTGCTCGGCCAGCGACTTGGGCTGACGCCGGCCCAGATTCGCGCCATCGGCGGCGGCGCCAACCAGTTGACGCTGGCGGCGGGTAATCCACGCGCCACCGTCGGGCAGCACGACGTCGGCCTGTTCGCCCAGGATGATTGGAAGGTGCGTCCGAACCTCACCCTGAGCTATGGGCTGCGCTACGAAAACCAGACCAACATTTCGAGCAATGCCAATTTCGCGCCGCGCGTCGGGCTGGCCTGGGGCATTGATGGACGCAACGGCGGGCAGACCAAAACCGTCCTGCGCTTCGGGGCCGGGTTGTTCTACAACCGGATTGATGAGTCACTGACCTTGCAGGCGCGGCGCTTCGACGGCCAGACGCAGCAGCAGTTCATCGTGACCGACCCGACGATTCTGGATGTGTTCCCGGCGATTCCGTCGCCCGCGCTGCTCGCCCCATTTCGCCGGGCGCAAAACATCCGGCGCCTGAATGGGGACATCCGCGCGCCCTATTCGATTCAAGCCAACATCGGCATCGAGCGGCAGTTGCCGAAGGGGATAACGGCTTCGGTCAACTATGTGTTCAACCGGACGCTGCACGCCCTGCGGACGCGCAACGTCAACGCGCCGCTGCCCGGCACGGCCGATCCGCGCCTTCCCGGCAGCGGCGTCTTTCCGCTGGGGCCGATTGGCAATGTGTTCGAGGCGGAGTCCACGGGCCAGTTCACCCAGCACCAGCTCGTGGTCGGCGTGCGGACCGGTTTTGGCAGTCGGTTTTCGCTGGGCGCGTTCTACCGGCTGTCGAAAGCGGAGAGTGACACCGACGGGGTCTTCAATCAGCCGGCCGACCCCTATGACCTCCGCGCCGAGTTTGGACGGTCGTCCCTCGACATTCGGCACAACCTGTTTATGTTTACCAACTTCAACCTGCCGTTTGGCATCTCGCTCTCACCCTTTGTCATTGCGCGCAGTGGCGCGCCGTTCAACATCACCGTCGGACGCGATCTCAACGGCGATACGGTCTTCAACGACCGTCCGGCCTTTGCCACCGATTTGACGCGCCCTAGCGTCGTCGTGACGCAGTTTGGCGCGTTTGACACCGATCCGCTCCCGGGCCAGCGCATCATTCCGCGCAACTTTGCCCAGGGTCCAGCCTTTTTCACCATCAACCTGCGGATGGCCAAAACCTTCGGGTTTGGGCCCAAGCGCGAGGGTGGCGCCCCGGAGGGTGGCGGCGCGGGCGGCCGCCGCGGTGGACGTGGTGGCGGTGGACGCGGCGGCGGTTTTGGTGGGTTTGGCGGCTTTGGTGGGTTCGGTGGCGGCGGTTCTGACCAACGCTTCAGCCTGACCTTCAGCATCCAGGCGCAAAACATCCTCAATCGGGTCAATCCGGGTCCGCCAGTCGGCAATCTGGCCTCGCCGTTCTTCGGGCAATCCACCAACACGGCCGGGTTCTTTGGCGGCCGTTTCGGCGGCGGGGAAGCCGTGGACGCGGGCAACCGGCGCCTGATTCTCAGCGTGCGGTTCAACTTCTAG
- a CDS encoding CTP synthase has translation MTKFIFVTGGVVSSLGKGIAAASIGCLLEARGLRVTQQKFDPYINVDPGTMSPFQHGEVFVTDDGAETDMDLGHYERFTRATMTRANNFTTGRIYLSVIEKERRGDYLGQTVQVIPHITTEIKDAIRSVADGVDVVIVEIGGTVGDIESLPFLEAIRQLRHEVGRANVMFVHVTLVPFIQAAGELKSKPTQHSVKDLLGIGIQPDVLVCRTDREIPRGIKEKIALFCNVAEEAVITAEDVSTVYEVPLKFAEQHLDELILARLGLTAGEADLRAWRRMVEIIRHPDDEVAIGIVGKYVGSRESYKSLTEALLHGGIANRLRVNIRWIEAEDLTLDDRWESRLHNVDAILVPGGFGKRGIDGMLRAIGYARRYQLPFLGICLGMQCACIELARTTPELADADSTEFTPDTAHPLFFLLRDLIGVEDLGGTMRLGAYPCRLERGSQSAEIYQATEIFERHRHRYEFNTEYEAPLARLGLHVVGRSPDGRFVEMVERRDHPWFIGCQFHPEYKSRPHTPHPLFVSFVAAARRYRVESEVKQQTTTGKHPVALLTTGSERAGVVGQAAGGS, from the coding sequence ATGACCAAGTTTATTTTCGTGACCGGCGGCGTCGTCTCGTCACTCGGCAAAGGCATTGCCGCGGCTTCCATCGGCTGCTTGCTGGAAGCCCGCGGCCTGCGCGTCACCCAGCAGAAGTTCGATCCCTACATCAATGTCGATCCGGGGACGATGTCGCCCTTCCAGCACGGCGAGGTGTTCGTCACCGATGACGGCGCGGAAACCGACATGGACCTGGGTCACTACGAGCGGTTCACCCGCGCCACCATGACGCGCGCCAACAACTTCACGACCGGACGCATCTACCTGTCGGTCATCGAGAAGGAGCGGCGGGGCGACTACCTGGGGCAGACCGTCCAGGTCATTCCGCACATCACCACGGAAATCAAGGACGCGATTCGTTCGGTGGCGGACGGCGTGGATGTGGTGATCGTCGAAATTGGCGGCACGGTCGGCGACATCGAATCCTTGCCCTTTCTGGAAGCCATCCGCCAGTTGCGGCACGAGGTCGGACGCGCCAACGTGATGTTTGTCCATGTCACGCTGGTGCCCTTCATCCAGGCGGCCGGCGAACTCAAAAGCAAGCCGACCCAGCACTCGGTCAAGGACCTGCTCGGCATCGGTATTCAGCCCGATGTGCTCGTTTGCCGGACCGACCGGGAGATTCCGCGCGGCATCAAGGAAAAAATCGCGCTCTTTTGCAACGTCGCCGAAGAAGCGGTCATTACCGCCGAAGATGTCTCCACGGTGTATGAAGTGCCGCTCAAGTTTGCCGAACAGCACCTCGACGAACTCATCCTCGCCCGTCTCGGTCTCACGGCCGGCGAGGCCGACCTGCGCGCCTGGCGGCGCATGGTGGAAATCATTCGGCATCCCGATGACGAAGTGGCGATTGGGATTGTGGGCAAGTATGTCGGCTCGCGTGAGTCCTACAAAAGCCTGACCGAGGCGCTGCTGCACGGCGGCATTGCCAACCGGCTGCGCGTCAACATCCGCTGGATTGAAGCCGAGGACCTCACGCTTGACGACCGGTGGGAGAGCCGCCTGCACAATGTGGATGCCATTCTGGTGCCGGGTGGCTTCGGCAAGCGCGGCATTGACGGCATGCTGCGGGCAATCGGTTACGCGCGCCGGTATCAGTTACCCTTTTTGGGCATCTGTCTGGGGATGCAGTGCGCCTGCATCGAGCTGGCGCGCACCACCCCGGAACTGGCCGACGCCGACAGCACCGAATTTACGCCGGACACTGCCCATCCGCTCTTCTTTCTGCTGCGCGATCTCATCGGGGTCGAGGACTTGGGCGGAACGATGCGGCTGGGCGCTTATCCCTGCCGGTTGGAGCGCGGCAGCCAGTCGGCGGAAATTTACCAGGCGACGGAAATTTTCGAGCGGCACCGCCATCGGTACGAGTTCAACACCGAATACGAGGCACCGTTGGCGCGCCTGGGGTTGCATGTCGTCGGCCGCTCGCCGGACGGGCGGTTCGTCGAAATGGTTGAGCGCCGCGATCACCCCTGGTTCATCGGCTGTCAGTTTCACCCGGAATACAAGTCGCGCCCGCACACGCCGCATCCGCTGTTCGTTTCCTTTGTCGCGGCTGCGCGACGCTATCGGGTTGAAAGCGAAGTGAAACAACAGACCACGACCGGCAAGCATCCGGTGGCGCTGCTGACGACCGGCAGCGAACGGGCCGGGGTGGTCGGACAGGCCGCCGGTGGGAGTTAG